Below is a genomic region from Ancylomarina subtilis.
CCGTTCGAATGATTCGAACCGCAATTTCACCTCTATTTGCTATTAGTAGTCGTTTATAATACATGTGTATCAATTATTTCACCCAATTTGGTTTTCTTTTCTCCAGGAAAGAATTCATTCCCTCCTGGCCTTCATCTGATTTTCTTAAATCTGCTATCATCTTGGCGGTATAAGTCATCGCTTCTTCATGAGTCAGACGATTACTCATATCGTAGAGCAACTTTTTACATTGCGAAACAGCAATAGGCCCACTCGAACCCAAATTGGTAATCAATTCGTCGAGCTTTGCTTTTCTCTTTTTTTCTCCCAAGGCCCAATTCACCAAACCGTATCTCATTGCTTCTTTTCCTGAAAAACGGATTCCTGTCAGCATAAGTTCTTTCGATTTGTATTCGCCCACACGTTTCATCACATAGGGTGAAATACAAGCCGGAACGATACCAATTTTCACTTCGCTCAGTGAGAAAACAGCATTCTTATCGGCTAGAACAAAATCACAGGCTGCCAACAAACCATTAGCACCTCCAATGGCTGCACCATGTACCAAAGCTATAGTTGGAAACTTACATGAGTAGATGGTATTGAAACATTGAGACAGCTTAAAACTCTCCTGAAAATTCTCCTCGTGAGTGTAATTCACGACTGATTTCATCCACTTCAGGTCAGCTCCTGCGCAAAATGAAGGACCTCTACCTTCGAGAATTAACAGTCGGATGTCTTTGTAATCCATTTTTTCAACCTTCGCAAAGCAATCAATCAATTCAGAAATCATTTCTTCATTAAAGGCATTATGTATTTCAGG
It encodes:
- a CDS encoding enoyl-CoA hydratase-related protein, whose product is MYKTIEFKIENQIGYIYLNRPEIHNAFNEEMISELIDCFAKVEKMDYKDIRLLILEGRGPSFCAGADLKWMKSVVNYTHEENFQESFKLSQCFNTIYSCKFPTIALVHGAAIGGANGLLAACDFVLADKNAVFSLSEVKIGIVPACISPYVMKRVGEYKSKELMLTGIRFSGKEAMRYGLVNWALGEKKRKAKLDELITNLGSSGPIAVSQCKKLLYDMSNRLTHEEAMTYTAKMIADLRKSDEGQEGMNSFLEKRKPNWVK